A portion of the Solea senegalensis isolate Sse05_10M linkage group LG17, IFAPA_SoseM_1, whole genome shotgun sequence genome contains these proteins:
- the chrm5b gene encoding muscarinic acetylcholine receptor M5b has protein sequence MENSSFGNSSHVYAAPHSLWEAITIATVSAIVSLITIVGNVLVMLSFKVNSQLKTVNNYYLLSLAFADLIIGVLSMNLYTTYILMGYWSLGNLACDLWLAVDYVASNASVMNLLVISFDRYFSITRPLTYRAKRTPKRAAIMIGLAWLVSFVLWAPPILCWQYFVGERKVPADQCQIQFLTEPVITFGTAIAAFYIPVSVMTILYCRIYKETQKRTKDLAELQGLATENIPEGTKPQKTVIHSCFHFTRERRDRSQASWSSSNQSNATKTTTRSDEAWVKADQITSFNSYTSSEEEEHHVSIETPQGSFKEQSSGQSKNGQVTGDFTEDQYFSSPQKKASKKFISYKFKPGSKGKNGNPVSAAPCPPHTEQPAKNASPSASSITSKPIDPTLKSQITKRKRMVLVKEKKAAQTLSAILLAFILTWTPYNIMVLISTFCTKCIPTSLWHLGYWLCYVNSTINPMCYALCNKTFQKTFRMLLLCQWRRRRRGEDKLYWCGQNQNVNNKMT, from the coding sequence ATGGAGAACAGCAGCTTTGGCAACTCGTCACACGTCTATGCTGCTCCTCACAGCCTGTGGGAGGCCATAACCATCGCTACTGTGTCAGCCATCGTCAGTTTAATAACGATAGTTGGGAACGTGCTGGTGATGCTGTCTTTCAAGGTCAACAGCCAGCTGAAGACTGTGAACAACTACTACCTCCTGAGTTTGGCGTTCGCTGACCTCATCATAGGAGTGCTGTCCATGAACCTGTACACCACGTACATACTGATGGGCTACTGGTCCTTAGGGAACCTGGCGTGTGACCTCTGGCTTGCTGTGGATTACGTAGCCAGCAATGCTTCAGTTATGAACTTGCTTGTCATCAGTTTCGACAGGTACTtctccatcacaaggccactGACCTACAGGGCAAAGAGGACTCCAAAGAGAGCTGCCATCATGATAGGCCTCGCATGGCTGGTGTCTTTTGTCCTCTGGGCGCCGCCCATCCTGTGCTGGCAGTACTTTGTAGGGGAGAGAAAAGTTCCTGCAGACCAGTGCCAAATCCAGTTTTTAACTGAGCCTGTGATCACATTTGGGACGGCTATTGCTGCTTTCTACATCCCCGTCTCTGTAATGACGATCCTGTACTGTAGGATCTACAAGGAGACACAAAAACGGACCAAAGATCTGGCTGAGCTGCAAGGGCTCGCAACAGAAAATATTCCAGAGGGGACAAAACCCCAGAAGACTGTTATTCACTCTTGCTTTCACTTcaccagagagaggagagatcGGAGTCAGGCCTCCTGGTCCTCATCGAACCAAAGCAACGCCACCAAGACAACCACAAGGTCAGACGAGGCGTGGGTGAAAGCGGACCAGATCACGTCCTTCAACAGCTACACCTCATCTGAAGAGGAGGAACATCACGTTTCAATAGAAACCCCACAAGGCTCCTTCAAGGAGCAGAGCAGTGGGCAAAGCAAGAATGGACAGGTGACAGGTGATTTTACAGAAGACCAGTATTTTTCCTCTCCTCAAAAGAAGGCCAGTAAAAAGTTCATCTCTTATAAGTTCAAACCTGGTTCAAAGGGGAAAAATGGCAACCCCGTATCCGCAGCTCCCTGCCcaccacacacagagcagcctgCCAAGAACGCCTCGCCGTCCgcctcctccatcacctctaAACCCATAGACCCCACCTTAAAGAGCCAGATCaccaagaggaagaggatggtgctggtgaaggagaagaaggcaGCCCAGACTCTCAGCGCCATCCTCCTGGCCTTCATCCTCACATGGACGCCGTACAACATCATGGTGCTCATCTCCACTTTCTGCACCAAGTGCATCCCGACATCGCTGTGGCACCTGGGCTACTGGCTGTGCTACGTCAACAGCACCATCAACCCCATGTGCTACGCCCTCTGCAACAAAACCTTCCAGAAGACCTTCCGGATGCTTCTGCTGTgccagtggaggaggaggaggagaggtgaagACAAGCTGTACTGGTGTGGACAAAACCAAAATGTTAACAATAAAATGACTTGA